A genomic window from Streptomyces sp. NBC_01429 includes:
- a CDS encoding transglycosylase SLT domain-containing protein, which translates to MSRISVRGFAVASATAVTTVGAVVGVASGDPQTTSNDNFEATAADMTLLADIPAGQQAQVQTASLTQQADAQAAAADSSARKSAEESARIQAAKDATAKKQAAEDEVKRKAEEAEQKKKDAEERASRSEVRSTATAGSFPQQASYTVAEVQAMARQLVPADQFQCFSNIVNHESTWNYKAQNPSSGAYGLVQALPASKMSSAGADWQTNPATQIKWGLGYMNDRYQSPCGAWSFWQANHYY; encoded by the coding sequence GTGAGCCGGATCTCGGTCCGGGGATTTGCCGTGGCATCTGCCACTGCGGTCACCACCGTCGGCGCTGTCGTGGGTGTTGCCTCGGGCGACCCCCAGACGACCTCGAACGACAATTTCGAGGCGACCGCAGCCGACATGACGCTTCTCGCAGACATCCCCGCGGGCCAGCAGGCCCAGGTGCAGACCGCGTCGCTGACGCAGCAGGCCGACGCGCAGGCCGCCGCCGCCGACTCCTCCGCGAGGAAGTCGGCCGAGGAATCGGCTCGTATCCAGGCCGCGAAGGACGCCACGGCGAAGAAGCAGGCCGCCGAGGACGAGGTCAAGCGGAAGGCCGAGGAGGCGGAGCAGAAGAAGAAGGACGCCGAGGAGCGCGCGAGCCGCAGCGAGGTGCGGTCCACCGCGACCGCCGGTTCCTTCCCCCAGCAGGCTTCGTACACGGTGGCCGAGGTCCAGGCCATGGCCCGGCAGCTCGTGCCGGCCGACCAGTTCCAGTGCTTCAGCAACATCGTGAACCACGAGTCGACCTGGAACTACAAGGCGCAGAACCCGTCTTCCGGCGCGTACGGTCTCGTCCAGGCGCTGCCCGCGTCGAAGATGTCCTCGGCGGGCGCCGACTGGCAGACCAACCCGGCCACCCAGATCAAGTGGGGTCTGGGCTACATGAACGACCGTTACCAGAGCCCGTGCGGTGCCTGGTCGTTCTGGCAGGCCAACCACTACTACTAG
- a CDS encoding PhoH family protein, translating to MVTSTKRRMPDRRTYVLDTSVLLADPKAMSRFEEHEVVLPIVVITELEAKRHHPELGYFARQALRLLDDFRIRFGRLDAPIPLGDLGGTLRVELNHSDPGILPAGFRLGDNDSRILAVARNLQAEGYDVTVVSKDLPLRIKASSVGLLAEEYRAELAITDASSSSGWTGMSELTLAADQVDLLFTEESLYVPEAADLPVHTGLVLQSERGKALGRVTPEGNVRIVRGDREAFGIHGRSAEQRIALDLLLDPDIGIVSMGGRAGTGKSALALCAGLEAVLERRQHQKVMVFRPLYAVGGQELGYLPGTEAEKMSPWAQAVFDTLSAVAGREVIEEVLGRGMLEVLPLTHIRGRSLHDAFVIVDEAQSLERNVLLTVLSRIGANSRVVLTHDVAQRDNLRVGRYDGIVAVVEKLKGHPLFAHVTLTRSERSQIAALVTEMLEDGQI from the coding sequence AAAGCCATGTCCCGCTTCGAGGAGCACGAAGTGGTGCTCCCGATCGTGGTGATCACGGAGCTGGAGGCCAAGAGGCACCATCCGGAGCTCGGCTACTTCGCCCGGCAGGCCCTGCGCCTGCTCGACGACTTCCGTATCCGGTTCGGCCGTCTCGACGCCCCCATCCCCCTGGGCGACCTGGGAGGCACGCTGCGCGTCGAGCTCAACCACTCTGATCCCGGCATCCTGCCCGCCGGCTTCCGATTGGGGGACAACGACTCACGGATCCTCGCCGTCGCGCGCAATCTCCAGGCCGAGGGGTACGACGTCACCGTCGTCTCCAAGGACCTGCCGCTGCGCATCAAGGCGTCGTCGGTCGGACTTCTCGCCGAGGAGTACCGCGCCGAACTCGCCATCACCGATGCCTCCAGCTCCTCCGGCTGGACGGGCATGAGCGAGCTGACGCTCGCCGCCGATCAGGTGGACCTCCTCTTCACCGAGGAGTCGCTCTATGTGCCCGAGGCGGCCGATCTGCCCGTGCACACCGGTCTGGTGCTCCAGTCCGAGCGCGGCAAGGCGCTCGGCCGGGTCACCCCGGAGGGCAATGTACGGATCGTCAGGGGCGACCGTGAGGCGTTCGGGATCCACGGGCGCAGCGCCGAGCAGCGCATCGCCCTCGATCTCCTCCTCGACCCGGACATCGGCATCGTCTCCATGGGGGGCCGGGCCGGTACGGGCAAGTCGGCGCTGGCGCTCTGCGCGGGCCTGGAAGCCGTCCTGGAGCGCAGGCAGCACCAGAAGGTGATGGTCTTCCGGCCGCTGTACGCGGTCGGCGGACAGGAGCTGGGCTACCTGCCCGGCACCGAGGCCGAGAAGATGAGCCCCTGGGCGCAGGCGGTCTTCGACACGCTCTCCGCGGTCGCGGGCCGGGAGGTGATCGAGGAGGTGCTGGGGCGCGGCATGCTCGAAGTGCTGCCGCTCACCCATATCCGCGGCCGTTCGCTGCACGACGCGTTCGTGATCGTGGACGAGGCCCAGTCCCTGGAGCGGAACGTTCTGCTGACCGTTCTCTCCAGGATCGGGGCCAACTCCCGCGTGGTGCTCACCCATGACGTGGCGCAGCGGGACAACTTGCGGGTGGGCCGGTACGACGGGATCGTCGCCGTCGTCGAGAAGCTCAAGGGCCATCCGTTGTTCGCGCATGTCACGCTGACCCGCTCCGAGCGTTCGCAGATCGCCGCGCTCGTGACCGAAATGCTGGAGGACGGCCAGATCTGA